Proteins from a genomic interval of Sphingobacterium sp. SYP-B4668:
- a CDS encoding IPT/TIG domain-containing protein: protein MEKKNRIKPISWPIQVIIILLTTLCFIQCKEDSDKQTIGFDPSKQVVITDFYPKEGGVGSKLILYGENFGNDISKTKVVIGGKVAKVVGVQNNSVYCVIPEKAYAGDIRVSILDDEGKELVNVETKERFEYTKKLLVSTFLGKYYEVGSNFEEKEGPFNDCGAFKGMLWFSFDPKNSNHLYFSADYNSARLIDFEKQYVSYFRTGFDRVSVLNWRLDANQDMIVSHNQSSDTRYGNYLFSRESKFIQNNPIPVYARGVNGTIIHPQNGELYYSRFRAGDIRRYDFATGEDKLAFPNPYSAVAIYMVVHPSGDYAYLIQYDRHFIMRTDYDYARKTFTTPYTIAGAAGSSGYADGVGTNARLNNPVQGVFVKNPDYEQNGGDQYDFYFCDKENHAIRRMTPQGRISTFAGRGNNGTSGYADGDLRTEARFKQPQAIAYDEAKECFYIGDTGNWIIRKIAKEEEEEAVETTN from the coding sequence ATGGAAAAGAAAAACAGAATTAAACCCATATCTTGGCCTATTCAGGTCATAATAATCTTGCTTACGACGCTTTGTTTTATACAGTGTAAAGAAGACAGCGACAAGCAAACTATCGGTTTTGACCCTTCAAAACAGGTCGTAATTACCGACTTCTATCCAAAAGAAGGCGGCGTAGGAAGTAAACTGATTTTGTATGGAGAAAACTTTGGAAATGACATTTCCAAAACCAAAGTAGTCATTGGCGGAAAAGTAGCCAAAGTCGTCGGTGTGCAAAACAATAGCGTATACTGTGTTATCCCAGAGAAGGCCTACGCCGGAGATATTCGAGTCAGCATTCTAGACGATGAAGGCAAAGAGCTTGTAAATGTCGAAACCAAAGAACGATTTGAATACACGAAAAAATTACTGGTCTCCACATTTCTCGGCAAGTACTATGAAGTAGGAAGCAATTTTGAAGAAAAGGAAGGACCATTTAACGATTGTGGTGCATTCAAAGGCATGCTATGGTTCTCGTTTGACCCCAAGAACTCCAATCATCTATATTTCTCTGCCGACTACAACAGTGCCCGATTAATCGATTTTGAAAAACAGTATGTAAGCTACTTTCGGACTGGCTTTGACAGAGTTTCCGTACTCAATTGGAGACTTGATGCCAATCAAGATATGATTGTTTCGCACAACCAAAGCAGCGACACCAGGTATGGGAATTACCTATTCTCACGCGAATCAAAGTTTATTCAAAATAACCCCATCCCCGTGTACGCCAGAGGTGTAAACGGCACAATCATTCATCCACAAAATGGGGAGCTATACTATTCCAGGTTTAGAGCCGGAGATATTCGTCGCTACGACTTCGCTACAGGAGAAGACAAGTTAGCATTCCCCAATCCTTATAGTGCTGTAGCTATTTATATGGTTGTACACCCTTCCGGCGATTATGCCTATTTAATCCAGTACGATAGACACTTTATCATGCGTACCGATTATGATTACGCCAGAAAAACATTTACAACTCCCTACACCATCGCAGGAGCAGCAGGTTCATCGGGTTATGCAGACGGAGTCGGCACCAATGCCCGCTTGAATAACCCCGTACAAGGCGTATTTGTCAAAAATCCCGATTACGAACAGAATGGCGGAGATCAATACGACTTCTATTTCTGTGACAAGGAAAACCATGCCATACGACGGATGACCCCACAGGGAAGGATCAGCACTTTTGCAGGAAGAGGAAACAACGGCACCAGTGGTTATGCTGACGGTGATTTAAGAACAGAAGCCCGTTTTAAACAACCACAAGCAATCGCATACGATGAGGCGAAAGAATGCTTTTATATCGGTGATACCGGAAACTGGATCATTCGAAAGATTGCAAAAGAGGAAGAGGAAGAAGCAGTAGAAACCACGAATTAG
- a CDS encoding SusC/RagA family TonB-linked outer membrane protein — protein MMKKFILLTYIVLQGITFGAWAQQEEVIVTGVVTNTNKEPLLGVNISISNMPGLGTRTDESGKYSLKVLPYQTLVFTYIGYEKKEILLKEQRIINVTMLEADASVLDEVVITATGPEKKISVTGAITTVDVEQLKSNPSTSIANALAGVVPGIMGMQTSGQPGSVSEFWIRSISTFGASNAALILVDGFERDMNEVNVEDIETFTLLKDASTTAIYGSRGANGVVLITTKRGKEGKVNINAKVEGFYDRLTKLPEFVGGYTYASLANEAKAARNQEPLYSREELEILRLGLDNDLFPDVNWMDVLLKDGAKSQRSMLSMSGGGKTARYYISGGYHNQEGMYKVDNALKDYNTNTNFKRYTYRLSVDMDITKSTLLRAGISGSLRKKNDPGVGTGSIWTALMGYNPITAPLMYSDGKIPADGNDNGDRFNPWVQGTMTGYNESWNNNIQTTLNLEQKLDFITKGLRFIGRFGYDTYNNNWVNRFKHPELWKASRYRDVNGELIFQRITEERKMTQSSGSDGDKREFFEWDLHYNRAWGAHQFGAVAKYNQSSKVFTQNIGDDLKNGIARRNQGLAGRVNYNWKTRYFIDFNFGYTGSENFHKDHRFGFFPAISGAWNIGQESFIKDLGWVDMFKLRYSYGKTGNDNLGNTRFPYLYDIEQMSGGGYNFGDFESSNPWTGIRYSSISSPFVSWEIATKQDLGLDYNFFKGQIDGSIDLFHERRDGIYMSRNFLPGSVGVESTPSANIGAVKVKGFDGHIKLKQKINQVDLTFRGNLTYSKNEILERDEENTIYWYKLQEGYRVNQARGLIDMGLFEDYDDIRNSPRQTFGEVMPGDIKYKDINGDGIIDDNDKVAIGATTRPNLTYGFGVSASWKGIDINMHFQGVGKSTYFIDGSSVYMFSLGDGWGNILNDIAGSNRWVLGENEDPNAEYPRLTYGPNSNNYQKSTFWLRDGSYLRLKTLDIGYSLPKNLVNRAHLNNLRVFFIGTNLLTFSKFKLWDPELGSTNGKTYPLSKTLSLGLSVNL, from the coding sequence ATGATGAAGAAATTTATTTTATTAACATATATCGTATTACAGGGGATTACCTTCGGTGCTTGGGCACAGCAAGAAGAGGTCATTGTAACCGGAGTCGTCACCAACACCAACAAAGAACCTTTGCTTGGCGTCAACATATCAATCAGCAACATGCCTGGATTGGGTACCCGGACAGATGAATCAGGAAAATACAGCCTAAAAGTTCTTCCCTATCAAACCTTGGTATTCACCTATATTGGGTACGAAAAAAAAGAAATCTTGTTAAAAGAGCAACGGATTATAAATGTCACCATGCTGGAAGCCGATGCAAGCGTACTTGACGAGGTAGTTATTACAGCTACCGGACCAGAGAAAAAAATCTCCGTCACGGGTGCAATTACGACTGTAGACGTAGAGCAGCTGAAATCCAATCCCTCCACATCCATAGCCAATGCGCTAGCCGGCGTTGTGCCTGGTATCATGGGGATGCAGACTTCTGGCCAACCAGGTAGTGTTTCTGAGTTTTGGATCCGTAGTATCTCTACATTTGGCGCCAGCAATGCAGCTTTAATACTTGTTGATGGTTTTGAGCGAGATATGAACGAGGTCAATGTCGAAGATATTGAAACTTTTACACTCCTAAAGGATGCCTCTACAACTGCTATATATGGAAGCAGAGGTGCAAACGGAGTCGTATTGATTACCACCAAACGAGGGAAAGAAGGAAAAGTCAACATCAATGCCAAAGTAGAAGGTTTTTACGACAGGCTCACCAAACTACCCGAATTTGTAGGTGGGTATACCTATGCATCTTTGGCCAATGAAGCAAAGGCCGCCCGTAATCAAGAACCCTTATATTCCAGAGAAGAACTAGAAATTCTACGTTTAGGATTAGACAATGACCTCTTCCCCGACGTCAACTGGATGGATGTACTTCTAAAGGATGGAGCAAAAAGTCAGCGTAGTATGCTTAGTATGAGCGGCGGTGGCAAGACAGCTCGCTACTATATCTCTGGGGGTTATCATAATCAAGAAGGGATGTACAAAGTAGATAATGCGCTAAAAGATTATAATACCAATACTAATTTTAAAAGATACACTTATCGCTTGAGTGTAGACATGGACATTACAAAATCCACGTTATTGAGAGCGGGGATATCCGGCTCGCTACGGAAGAAAAATGATCCCGGAGTAGGAACAGGATCCATATGGACCGCCCTTATGGGATACAACCCTATCACCGCACCACTCATGTATTCCGACGGCAAGATTCCAGCAGATGGCAATGACAACGGTGATCGATTCAACCCCTGGGTACAAGGCACCATGACCGGATATAACGAGAGCTGGAACAATAATATCCAAACCACGTTAAACTTAGAGCAAAAATTAGATTTCATTACCAAAGGTCTTCGGTTTATCGGTCGATTCGGATATGATACTTACAACAACAATTGGGTCAATAGATTTAAGCATCCCGAACTGTGGAAGGCGAGTCGCTATCGTGACGTAAATGGAGAACTCATATTCCAACGTATCACTGAAGAACGAAAAATGACACAATCCTCAGGGTCGGATGGCGATAAGCGGGAATTCTTTGAATGGGACCTTCATTACAACAGAGCATGGGGTGCCCATCAATTCGGAGCAGTTGCCAAGTACAATCAATCTTCAAAAGTATTTACTCAAAATATCGGGGATGACCTTAAAAATGGGATAGCCCGTCGCAACCAAGGCTTGGCCGGTCGTGTCAACTACAATTGGAAGACACGCTACTTTATTGATTTCAACTTCGGATATACCGGTTCAGAGAATTTCCATAAAGACCACCGATTCGGCTTCTTTCCTGCCATTTCGGGAGCCTGGAATATCGGACAAGAGTCATTTATCAAAGATTTGGGTTGGGTAGATATGTTCAAGCTGCGCTATTCCTATGGTAAGACAGGAAATGACAATTTAGGTAACACAAGGTTTCCTTACTTGTATGATATCGAACAAATGAGTGGCGGTGGGTACAATTTCGGTGATTTCGAATCTTCAAACCCATGGACCGGTATACGTTACTCCTCTATATCCTCTCCATTTGTTTCCTGGGAGATTGCCACCAAACAAGATTTAGGATTGGATTACAACTTTTTCAAGGGACAAATCGATGGGTCGATCGACTTATTTCATGAGCGCCGAGATGGAATCTACATGTCGCGCAATTTCCTTCCTGGATCCGTGGGCGTAGAGAGCACCCCTTCTGCCAATATAGGCGCTGTCAAGGTCAAAGGTTTCGATGGTCATATCAAATTAAAGCAGAAGATCAATCAAGTAGACCTTACCTTCCGTGGAAATCTTACCTATAGTAAAAACGAAATCTTAGAAAGAGATGAAGAAAACACCATTTATTGGTACAAACTACAAGAAGGATATCGTGTAAATCAAGCCCGGGGTCTAATAGATATGGGATTATTTGAAGACTACGACGACATCCGCAACAGCCCGAGACAGACATTTGGCGAAGTGATGCCTGGCGATATCAAATACAAAGACATCAACGGGGATGGAATAATAGATGATAATGACAAAGTGGCCATTGGAGCTACCACTAGGCCCAATCTTACCTACGGTTTTGGGGTATCCGCAAGTTGGAAAGGCATAGACATCAATATGCACTTTCAAGGAGTTGGCAAGTCCACATACTTTATCGATGGTTCCTCTGTATATATGTTTAGCCTAGGTGACGGCTGGGGCAATATATTGAATGACATCGCAGGTAGCAACCGTTGGGTTCTTGGGGAAAACGAAGACCCGAATGCCGAGTATCCACGGTTGACCTATGGTCCGAATTCCAACAACTATCAGAAATCCACTTTCTGGCTCAGAGATGGATCTTATTTACGACTAAAAACATTGGATATTGGTTACTCTCTCCCCAAAAACTTGGTTAACAGAGCCCACCTAAACAATCTTCGTGTATTTTTTATCGGCACCAATCTGCTTACATTTTCGAAATTCAAGCTTTGGGACCCAGAATTAGGTAGCACAAACGGAAAAACCTATCCGCTCAGCAAAACGCTATCACTAGGACTATCAGTTAATCTATAA
- a CDS encoding ligand-binding sensor domain-containing protein, producing MRIKLFLVQTCLPILTFLSIWTPAVQAQLYYFNHFQVEHGLSNNAVLSSAQDKNGFMWFGTRDGLNRFDGYNFKHFYADTDNENGLGSNYIHSIAINRHNLIWIGTDQGVYIFDPKTEQFNRLKEMVNREILRIEEDPDGNMWFIANNELFCYLIAEKKIIQKTHIRKYQVSGFCFDNHNQVWIGDGKNLFCLTNNTSYPLPIQSPLPTEIKRLYTDRQHNIWIGTSKEGLFHYNHKNHQIRQVIASNRNSPLYIRDILQVNDTAVWVASESGLYICDQLGTKYNLLKREKDNPWSLADNAIYTLSKDHQDGLWVGSYFGGIHYFHPQHTYFQKIFPRATPNSLQGHAIREIVEDHQHNLWIGTEDNGLTFWDYRNNQFSTLNQDTQLAHSNIHGLAIAGDSLLVGTFHQGMDVVNVKTKKIIKHFNNKNTNGKLGDNFVFSIYRTRAGRILLGTSRGVYEFFPGKDEFQFLKPLKRHIFHTSIYEDRAGNIWFTTWRDGLFKLSPSTGDLVRFTHDTKDPQSLNSNRATRVFQDSKGTIWVATENGIAIWNPITDKFHRITKKDGLPSNLILGFEEDDNENLWISTSRGLVKMDIHRNHIELFDTELGLLDLQFNYNSVFKDAKGYLYFGSSRGLIRFKPELMSDHFKSNSLAPLYITGIQTHQRELTIGGKEGNLSQAVIYTNQLALNHDESTISLDFAALNFVSAKSTSYRYRLVGLDSSWTILRNHSKAYFTKVPPGNYTFEVVATDANGVPISEQKALQITINPPLWASTPAFITYIILASAFICYAIYSYDSRIKEKNRRRLAIIKTHNEEELYKAKMDFFMRITHDIKTPLTLIKGPLEWILNGADKENTNKWLHTIHQNTEKLITLTDNLLDFKKIESNDFSLQLQFENISKLVEICIQEFKPLIENKKIDIQIDLDEQINANIDIETIYKIISNLLHNAVKYADKVIVISLYQIPKEEIFCIAVKNDGALLTEEEIQQIFKPFQRASSHYRIKGSGLGLALTHSFATLHGGSLQYVQNEERLNIFLLKIPL from the coding sequence ATGAGAATTAAGTTATTTTTAGTTCAGACTTGTCTTCCTATTCTCACATTCTTATCCATTTGGACACCCGCTGTTCAAGCACAATTATACTATTTCAATCATTTTCAAGTAGAACATGGACTTTCCAACAATGCCGTCTTATCTAGCGCTCAAGACAAAAATGGTTTTATGTGGTTCGGCACGCGAGATGGCTTGAATCGGTTTGATGGCTATAATTTCAAACATTTTTACGCCGACACCGATAACGAAAATGGGCTTGGCAGTAACTACATCCATAGTATTGCCATCAATAGACATAATCTAATCTGGATTGGCACGGACCAAGGGGTATACATATTCGACCCCAAAACCGAACAATTCAATCGTTTAAAAGAAATGGTTAACAGGGAAATCCTTAGGATTGAAGAAGATCCCGACGGCAATATGTGGTTTATTGCTAACAATGAACTATTTTGTTATCTCATTGCCGAAAAAAAAATTATTCAAAAAACCCATATACGTAAATATCAAGTCTCAGGTTTTTGTTTTGACAATCATAATCAGGTTTGGATTGGCGACGGCAAAAACCTTTTTTGTTTAACCAATAATACCTCCTATCCGCTCCCCATTCAATCCCCCCTTCCTACTGAAATAAAAAGACTATATACCGACCGTCAACATAACATTTGGATAGGCACGTCCAAAGAAGGCCTATTCCACTACAATCACAAAAACCATCAGATCCGCCAAGTCATCGCCAGCAATCGCAATTCACCATTGTACATCCGGGATATTCTACAAGTCAACGATACCGCCGTGTGGGTTGCATCGGAATCAGGGCTGTATATCTGTGATCAACTTGGCACAAAGTACAACCTATTAAAACGTGAAAAGGACAACCCATGGAGTCTTGCAGACAATGCTATTTACACGCTTTCCAAAGATCACCAAGATGGATTATGGGTAGGTTCCTATTTTGGAGGAATCCACTATTTCCATCCACAACACACCTATTTCCAAAAAATATTCCCGCGGGCCACACCTAATTCACTACAGGGTCACGCCATTCGTGAAATCGTAGAAGACCATCAGCATAACCTTTGGATAGGCACCGAAGATAATGGACTCACTTTTTGGGATTATCGCAACAATCAATTCAGTACATTAAATCAAGATACACAGCTTGCACATAGTAATATCCACGGATTGGCGATAGCTGGAGATAGCCTCTTAGTAGGAACGTTTCACCAAGGGATGGATGTTGTCAATGTTAAGACCAAAAAAATCATTAAACATTTCAACAACAAGAATACAAATGGAAAGCTGGGTGACAACTTTGTTTTCTCGATTTATCGTACACGTGCTGGCCGAATACTCCTAGGCACCTCTCGAGGTGTATATGAGTTTTTTCCGGGTAAAGACGAATTTCAGTTCTTAAAACCCCTGAAACGTCATATTTTTCACACCTCCATATATGAAGATCGCGCTGGGAATATTTGGTTCACAACTTGGCGTGACGGACTCTTCAAACTATCGCCTTCCACTGGTGACCTTGTCCGTTTTACCCATGATACCAAGGACCCCCAATCGCTCAACAGCAATAGAGCTACACGTGTATTCCAAGATTCGAAGGGTACGATTTGGGTGGCTACCGAAAATGGAATCGCCATATGGAACCCAATTACCGACAAATTCCATCGCATTACCAAGAAAGATGGGCTTCCCAGCAATTTGATTCTAGGATTCGAAGAAGATGACAACGAAAATTTATGGATCAGCACTTCTCGTGGACTAGTTAAGATGGATATCCATCGAAATCATATCGAATTATTTGATACCGAGTTGGGACTACTAGATCTCCAGTTCAATTACAATTCAGTATTCAAAGATGCTAAAGGATACCTTTACTTCGGATCCTCACGAGGTTTGATTCGCTTTAAGCCCGAGTTGATGTCCGATCATTTTAAAAGTAATTCATTAGCCCCTCTTTATATCACCGGTATCCAGACCCATCAGCGCGAACTCACCATTGGAGGCAAAGAAGGAAATCTGAGCCAAGCAGTTATATACACCAACCAATTAGCATTAAATCACGACGAATCTACCATTAGTTTAGATTTTGCAGCTTTAAACTTCGTATCCGCCAAGTCTACCTCTTACCGCTATAGATTAGTAGGTCTCGATTCTTCTTGGACAATCTTACGCAACCATAGCAAAGCCTATTTCACTAAAGTACCACCAGGTAATTATACTTTTGAGGTTGTAGCGACAGATGCCAATGGTGTCCCTATATCCGAACAAAAAGCATTACAGATTACCATCAATCCTCCTTTATGGGCGAGTACACCTGCATTTATCACCTATATTATTCTTGCTTCCGCCTTCATATGCTATGCGATATACAGCTATGACAGCCGTATTAAAGAGAAAAATAGACGACGTCTGGCCATCATCAAAACGCACAATGAAGAGGAGCTGTACAAAGCAAAAATGGATTTCTTTATGCGAATCACACATGATATCAAGACGCCGTTGACCTTAATAAAAGGGCCATTAGAATGGATTTTGAATGGCGCCGACAAAGAGAATACGAACAAATGGTTGCATACCATTCATCAAAACACCGAAAAACTTATCACATTGACTGACAACCTGTTGGATTTTAAAAAAATCGAAAGCAATGACTTCTCCTTGCAACTTCAATTTGAAAACATTAGTAAACTTGTTGAAATCTGCATCCAAGAATTTAAACCACTGATTGAAAACAAGAAGATTGACATTCAAATTGACCTTGATGAGCAAATCAATGCCAATATCGACATCGAAACCATTTATAAGATTATTTCCAATCTATTACACAATGCCGTTAAATATGCCGATAAGGTCATCGTCATCAGTCTTTATCAGATCCCTAAAGAAGAGATTTTCTGTATTGCGGTCAAAAATGATGGAGCATTGTTAACCGAAGAAGAGATCCAGCAAATTTTTAAACCTTTTCAGCGTGCATCATCCCACTACAGGATCAAAGGCTCAGGACTGGGACTAGCCCTTACCCATTCCTTTGCTACACTTCATGGAGGTTCACTACAATATGTCCAAAATGAAGAACGTCTAAACATATTCCTATTAAAAATCCCATTGTAA
- a CDS encoding RagB/SusD family nutrient uptake outer membrane protein → MKRIAIILSTIGFILTTTACSNYLDSDYLFDERMTTEDVFTNSDYANRWLARAYSFLGTNHMQDVSSKKSLPFNFADDMYYGDENDGYKRWKNGEYSENGLNGESKTIWDTGYKGIRQASIFLSNIDLNKEFSAQELTDLKSQARFLRAYFYWILLRTYGPVPLLPEEGIDYTKEYDAIAQPRNSYEECAEYLAQELAEAAKGLPLQRGIQQISRPTRGAALGLRARVLLFAASPLFNGKAPADVAAAMVDKKGNPLLSPTYDESKWAKAAAAAKDVIDLGRYQLYVAYKKSTGDIAYPATVTPANDNNFSNSAWPTGYNDIDPFESYRALFNGTIPAFQNPELIFTRGQNQGGEGIKVLVLHQLPRLEGKGYNSHGMTQKQSDAYYMRDGSDLPGMNDMYQGRQGYEGRYNTQPRQLGLVRPDELANYPELGPLGKNVSKQYARREPRFYASVSYNGSTWHLLKAEKERDEVSNVQIFYYRGDPNGYKNTTYWPRTGIGVKKYVHPDDISNVAVSAYDQTRIRDKSDPAMRYAEVLLIYAEALNELNGSHTIPAWDGSKTHTVSRNEADLKQGIQPIRIRAGVPDYSSDVYADQNRFRIKLKRERQIELFAEGHRYFDLRRWTDAPAEESAPVYGCNAYSTKELPDLFHTPVEIPSLPSIFTLKMWFWPIHYDELRRNKLLTQNPGWTNPE, encoded by the coding sequence ATGAAAAGAATAGCTATAATTTTATCCACCATCGGATTCATATTAACAACCACCGCGTGTTCCAATTATCTCGATTCAGATTACCTGTTTGATGAACGTATGACTACCGAGGACGTATTCACCAATTCAGATTATGCAAATAGATGGTTGGCGCGCGCATACTCATTTCTCGGCACTAACCATATGCAAGACGTCAGCAGCAAGAAAAGCTTACCGTTCAATTTTGCGGACGACATGTATTACGGGGATGAGAACGATGGATACAAGAGATGGAAAAATGGAGAATACTCCGAGAATGGATTAAACGGTGAAAGTAAGACAATATGGGACACCGGATACAAAGGTATCCGCCAAGCCTCTATTTTCTTAAGCAACATCGACCTCAACAAGGAGTTCTCGGCCCAAGAATTGACCGACCTCAAGAGCCAAGCACGCTTCCTAAGAGCATATTTCTATTGGATACTCCTTAGAACCTATGGTCCAGTGCCCCTTCTGCCAGAAGAAGGTATCGACTATACCAAAGAATATGACGCCATAGCCCAACCACGAAACTCGTATGAGGAATGTGCAGAATATCTTGCTCAGGAACTTGCCGAAGCCGCCAAGGGACTACCCCTTCAACGCGGTATACAACAGATATCTCGCCCTACACGAGGTGCTGCTTTGGGTCTACGCGCCCGCGTGTTACTTTTCGCTGCAAGCCCCCTATTCAACGGAAAAGCACCAGCCGACGTAGCTGCCGCCATGGTCGACAAAAAAGGGAACCCCTTATTATCACCCACATATGACGAGTCCAAGTGGGCAAAAGCTGCAGCTGCTGCCAAAGATGTAATCGATTTAGGTCGTTATCAACTCTATGTCGCCTATAAGAAAAGCACGGGAGATATTGCCTACCCAGCAACAGTCACTCCCGCTAATGATAATAATTTTTCGAATAGTGCTTGGCCTACCGGTTACAACGACATCGATCCTTTTGAATCCTATCGCGCGCTCTTCAACGGCACTATTCCAGCATTCCAAAACCCAGAGCTGATTTTTACACGTGGTCAAAATCAAGGTGGTGAAGGAATAAAAGTATTAGTACTCCATCAATTACCTCGCTTAGAAGGAAAAGGGTATAATTCACATGGTATGACCCAAAAGCAAAGCGATGCCTATTATATGCGAGATGGCAGTGATTTACCGGGCATGAATGACATGTACCAAGGTAGACAGGGATATGAAGGCCGTTACAATACACAGCCTCGTCAGTTAGGGTTAGTCCGTCCAGACGAACTAGCCAACTATCCCGAACTAGGGCCATTAGGCAAAAATGTTAGTAAACAATACGCCAGACGCGAACCTCGATTCTACGCATCAGTTTCATACAATGGCTCAACTTGGCATCTCCTTAAAGCTGAAAAAGAAAGAGATGAAGTCAGTAATGTACAGATATTCTACTATCGCGGTGATCCAAATGGGTACAAGAATACAACCTATTGGCCCCGCACCGGGATTGGCGTAAAAAAATATGTTCACCCCGACGACATTAGCAACGTAGCAGTTTCAGCATACGACCAAACCCGTATTAGAGACAAATCTGACCCAGCAATGCGTTATGCTGAAGTACTTTTAATTTATGCAGAAGCGTTGAACGAGTTGAATGGATCCCACACCATCCCTGCCTGGGATGGCAGTAAGACACATACAGTATCGCGTAATGAAGCTGATCTCAAGCAAGGAATCCAACCCATCCGAATCCGTGCTGGAGTTCCCGACTACAGCAGTGATGTATATGCAGACCAAAACCGATTCCGCATTAAATTAAAGCGTGAACGTCAAATTGAATTATTTGCCGAAGGACACCGTTATTTCGACCTTCGTCGTTGGACAGATGCACCAGCAGAAGAGTCCGCCCCTGTTTATGGATGTAATGCATATAGTACGAAAGAGCTCCCTGATTTATTTCACACACCTGTAGAAATCCCATCACTACCCTCTATATTCACCCTTAAAATGTGGTTTTGGCCTATTCATTATGACGAGCTTCGACGCAATAAATTACTCACTCAGAATCCAGGTTGGACCAATCCAGAATAA